The Persephonella sp. KM09-Lau-8 nucleotide sequence CTCTAAACAAACCATTTTATATCCTCCTCTTATGACTTTTCTCTTTGAAAAATCCCCATCTATCCTTTAAAAAATTTGGCATATAAATCAGACGGATTTTCCTGTAAAATTAAAGAATAAAGAGGATTTAAGATGGAAATAAAAAATAAAAATATTTTGATAACAGGCAGTGCAAAAAGGATAGGAAGAGAAATAGCCCTTCATCTTGGAAAAGTAGGGGCAAATATAATTGTTCATTATAGAAGTTCCCAAAAAGAAGCACAGGAAGTAGTTAATACCCTTAAAAGTTTTGGTGTTAAAGCTGTTGCTCTTCAGGCAGACCTTGAAAAAACTCAGGACACCCTCAAACTTGCACAGGAAGCCATTAAACATTTTGGACATATAGATGTCCTTGTTAACAATGCCTCAATATACTATCCGGTGGAACTGGATAAAACCACAGAGGAAGATTTAGACAGGTTTTACAATGTCCACGTCAAATCTGTGTTTTTTCTCTCCAGAGAATTTGGAAAAATAATGTATGAAAGAAAAGAAGGGAGAATAATCAATATCTCCGATTATAGCGCCCTTAGACCTTATAAAGATTACACTGCTTACACAATATCAAAAGGTGCTATGCTAACCCTTACAAGAGCTTTTGCAAAAGAATTTGCTCCTTATGTTCTGGTAAATGCAATACTACCAGGGCCAATAGTCCCTGCTCCAGAATATGAAGACATGGAAACTCCACTGAAAAAAACAGTTCTCAAAAAATGGGCGGGCGAACAAGAAATAGCAAAAGCCGTTGAATTTTTAATAAAATCAGACTTTGTAACAGGCTCTTTCATACCAGTTGAAGGAGGAAGGTTAATTTGCTGAAAAATACAATAACATTTTTAGGTACCGGTGGTGGCAGGGTTGTCGTTTTTAGACAGATAAGGCATTCAGGAGGAATGTGGCTTAATCTGGAAGGGGTTAATATTCTGATTGACCCGGGCCCTGGGAGCCTTGTAAGAATTTTTGAACATGGATTTGATACAAGAGACATAGACATAATAGTTGTATCCCATAGACATCTTGACCATTCTGCAGACCTTAACTCTGTTTTAGAATCTGCGTCGGAAAGCAAGAAAAACCCCAAAGACGTTCTTGTTGCTCCCATTGATGTTGTAGAAGGAGAAGACCCAATACTCCTGAAATATCTAAAAGATTCATTCTCCCAGTATGTTCAGCTTAACGATCAGACAGATTTTGAATATAAAACCATAAAAATAAAAGGCAGAATAAAACATATACATCCCGGTGCTGAAACCTACGGTATAGAGTTTCATTCTGGCAACAAAAAGGTTGTATATGTCCCATGTGGAAAATTTCATGAAGGAATGCTTGAAGGATATTCTGAAAATGCTGACCTGATGATTTTCAACACAACTTTTCCCCATAGAACAGAAAAGTATTATCATCTATCTGCTGATGACGTTGAACTAATGCTTGAAAGATATAAACCTAAAAAAGCCGTAATTACTCACTTTAGCCTTGCCATGCTAAAGGAAGAACCTGACAAAATTGCAGCAAAACTGCAGAGAAAAACAAATATTCCTGTTATAGCAGCCTACGATGGAATGAAGATACAAATTTAGGGGTGTAATAAATGAAAGGAATTATTATCGGTGGAGGAATTATCGGACTATCAATAGCCAGAGAACTTCATAAAAATGGATATGAAGTTGCGATTGTTGAAAATCTAAAAATAGGAAGAGGTGCTTCCTGGACAGCTGGAGGAATGCTGGCACCTCAGGCAGAAGGCCTTGAGCCTGGAGATTTCCTTGATTTTTGCCTTGATAGCAGAGATATGTATAGCAGCTTTGTAAGGGATATAGAAAGGGATGTTCATCAGGAAGTTGGATACTGGAAATGCGGAATACTATGCCCGGCATTTTCTGAAGAAGAAGAAAATGAGCTTAAAGAAAGAATTGAAAAATATAAGCAACTTGAATTAACAGGACAATGGCTGGATAGAAAAGAGTTGGAAGATATCTATCCCTCACTGGGAAAAGAAATCAGAGGAGCAGCCTTATTTCCTGATGATGCACAGGTAGATAATAGACTATTAATGATTGCTCTTGAAAAATATGCCCGCTCAAGGGGAATAGAACTTTATGAATTTACAAAAGCAGAGGAAATAGTTCATTTAAACGGTAAATTTGTAGGAGTAAAAACAAACAAAAATCTTGTTGAAGGGGATTTTTGCGTTATAGCGGCAGGTGCATGGACAGACACACTTTATAAAAGCCATGTATTTCCAATAAAAGGAGAGATGGCAGCCATTGATATTACCTCGAAAGACATTGATAGAGTTATTTTCGGTTCAAGAGCTTATTTAATACCAAGAAAGGACTACAAAAGGCTGGTAATAGGTGCAACTGAAGAGATGGTAGGATTTAAGGATGGTAATACAGTAAAAGGCCTTATGCAGCTATTTAATGGATTAAAAGATACACTGCCACATCTAATAAATAAAAATATTCAGGAAACATGGTTTGGATATAGACCGGCGACTCCTGACTTTTTACCGGTAATTGGGAAAACCGATATAAAAAATCTTTATGTGGCAACAGGACATTACAGAAATGGAATTCTCCTTGCTCCTGCAACTGCAAAAATAATGTTTGACCTTATAGATAAAAATATTGAAAGTTTTTATCTTGAAAAATTTTCTGTTAAGAGGTTTGAAAAATAATATGGGTAGGCTTGATAAAGTAAAACCTTTTATTGTTATGGATATAGTTCGAGAAGCTGCAAAATTTGAGGATACTATACATTTTGAAATAGGAGAGCCTGACCTTCAGCCTTCTGCAGCTGTGTGGGAGATGGCTGAAAAAGCCGTTAAAGACAGACTAAATCATTACACAGAAAGCTTAGGTCTAATTCAGCTAAGGGAAAAAATATCAGAATTTTACCTGCATAAATATGGTATTGAAGTATCACCTTCCAGAATAGCCCTTACAGTTGGGACTTCAGGTGCATTTCTTGTTGCTTATTCAATACTTCTTGACGACGGAGATAAAATAGCTTTACCTGACCCATCTTATCCATGCTACAAGAACTTTGCACATATCCTTGATATAAACCCTGTTTTAATTCCTGCCGGGAAAGAAACAGATTATCAGTTAACCGTTGACGCATTATCAGAATACAAAAATATAAAAGCAGTCCACATCTCTTCTCCTGCAAATCCAATTGGAAACTTATACTCAGAAAAAAATCTGAAAGAGCTTGCAGAATATTGTGAGCAAAATGGTATCTATTTTATCTCAGATGAAATATATCACGGACTTGTTTATGAAGGAAAAGAACATACAGCCCTTGAATTTTCAGACAGGGCAATTGTGATTAATGGATTTTCAAAATATTTCTGTATGCCTGGATTTAGGCTTGGATGGATAATACTCCCTGAAGAGCTTATTAGAAAAGCTGAAATAGTTATGCAAAATATTTTTATATCTCCACCGACTATAAGTCAGTATGCAGCTTTAGGGGCTTTTGATTATCAGCATTTGGAAGAAAACAGAAAAATTTTTCTTGAAAGAAGAAATTTCCTGTATTCACAGCTAAAAGAGATATTTGAGATAGACGCCCTTCCTCAGGGTGCATTTTATATCTGGGCAAATATAGAAAAATATTCTTCTAACTCTTTTAAATTTGCCAGAGAATTACTGGAAAAAATCCATGTGGCAGTCACTCCCGGGATAGACTTTGGTAATTACAAAACAGATAAATACATAAGATTTGCATACACCAGAGATATAAATCACATGAAAGAAGGAATTGAAAGACTAAAAGAGTATTTACTTTAAAAGAGCCAGTCCAACAGGACTGGAACGGTTTTTTTATTGTATCTCTATTTTATATTTTTCTTTATATAGTTCCTTGAATTCTTCTAATTTTTCTTCGTAGCCTTTTCTTCCCATAAGGGCATAGGTAAAGTTCTTACCTTCTTCAACAGCAGGTTGGTCAAATGGATTAATTTTATAAAGATATCCTGAAAATCCTGTTGCCAGCTCATACATATAAATCATCATTCCTATGTTGTAAGCAGAAATCTTGTCCATGGATATGGTAATATTTGGCACTTTACTTTTTATTAAAGCAGCTTTTGTTCCAAGTAGCTCTTTATTTAGAATCTCATGAAGGGAATGTCCGGATAAATAGGATATATCCTCCGGTAAATCCTGTGGAATTTTAAAGTCGTGCTCTGTCTCTTCTATCTGTATAAACGTAATGATTTTATCTCTGATACCTTCCCTGTAAAGCTGTATCTGGGAATGCTGGTCTATGGTTCCTATTGCTTTAACAGGTGTCTGCCCAAGGCCATCCTTACCTAAACTTTCTGCCCATAGCTGTCTATACCAGTCCACAAAAGATGATAATTTTTCTGCATAAGGCATCATCACAGAAATAGTTTTCCCTCTTCTCATATTGGCTATATAGTGGGTAAGGGCTATCAGATAGGCCGGATTATGTTCAACATGTTCCTCAATGGAGCATATCAAGTCCATTTTTTTGGCACCTGATAGCAGCTCATCTATATCTATTCCCACAACTGCAGCAGGAAGAAGACCAACAGGAGATAAAACAGAAAATCTACCTCCTACTTTAGGTGGAATATCAAACATTTTTATACCTTCTTGATTTCCCAGTTTATGGAGAAAACCTTTTTCCGGATCTGTGGTAAAAACAAGATGGTCTTTATATTTATCCCCAAGCTCTTTTTTCAGCATAGATAGTATTATTGAGAAATTAGCAATGGTTTCTACAGTTGAACCTGATTTTGTTACCACATTAA carries:
- a CDS encoding glucose-6-phosphate isomerase, whose product is MIRIDYTNVMAEVIGERDGILREELLSFRHFVVETHSIIQREKDRKFYFCKLPYQDTQEIKDYAQHIRENFEYFVLIGIGGSSLGAKMLFESLTDLNYNLKNSPKFFALENVDPAVFASVLEQIDIKKTCFNVVTKSGSTVETIANFSIILSMLKKELGDKYKDHLVFTTDPEKGFLHKLGNQEGIKMFDIPPKVGGRFSVLSPVGLLPAAVVGIDIDELLSGAKKMDLICSIEEHVEHNPAYLIALTHYIANMRRGKTISVMMPYAEKLSSFVDWYRQLWAESLGKDGLGQTPVKAIGTIDQHSQIQLYREGIRDKIITFIQIEETEHDFKIPQDLPEDISYLSGHSLHEILNKELLGTKAALIKSKVPNITISMDKISAYNIGMMIYMYELATGFSGYLYKINPFDQPAVEEGKNFTYALMGRKGYEEKLEEFKELYKEKYKIEIQ
- a CDS encoding aminotransferase class I/II-fold pyridoxal phosphate-dependent enzyme produces the protein MGRLDKVKPFIVMDIVREAAKFEDTIHFEIGEPDLQPSAAVWEMAEKAVKDRLNHYTESLGLIQLREKISEFYLHKYGIEVSPSRIALTVGTSGAFLVAYSILLDDGDKIALPDPSYPCYKNFAHILDINPVLIPAGKETDYQLTVDALSEYKNIKAVHISSPANPIGNLYSEKNLKELAEYCEQNGIYFISDEIYHGLVYEGKEHTALEFSDRAIVINGFSKYFCMPGFRLGWIILPEELIRKAEIVMQNIFISPPTISQYAALGAFDYQHLEENRKIFLERRNFLYSQLKEIFEIDALPQGAFYIWANIEKYSSNSFKFARELLEKIHVAVTPGIDFGNYKTDKYIRFAYTRDINHMKEGIERLKEYLL
- a CDS encoding SDR family NAD(P)-dependent oxidoreductase, whose translation is MEIKNKNILITGSAKRIGREIALHLGKVGANIIVHYRSSQKEAQEVVNTLKSFGVKAVALQADLEKTQDTLKLAQEAIKHFGHIDVLVNNASIYYPVELDKTTEEDLDRFYNVHVKSVFFLSREFGKIMYERKEGRIINISDYSALRPYKDYTAYTISKGAMLTLTRAFAKEFAPYVLVNAILPGPIVPAPEYEDMETPLKKTVLKKWAGEQEIAKAVEFLIKSDFVTGSFIPVEGGRLIC
- the thiO gene encoding glycine oxidase ThiO yields the protein MKGIIIGGGIIGLSIARELHKNGYEVAIVENLKIGRGASWTAGGMLAPQAEGLEPGDFLDFCLDSRDMYSSFVRDIERDVHQEVGYWKCGILCPAFSEEEENELKERIEKYKQLELTGQWLDRKELEDIYPSLGKEIRGAALFPDDAQVDNRLLMIALEKYARSRGIELYEFTKAEEIVHLNGKFVGVKTNKNLVEGDFCVIAAGAWTDTLYKSHVFPIKGEMAAIDITSKDIDRVIFGSRAYLIPRKDYKRLVIGATEEMVGFKDGNTVKGLMQLFNGLKDTLPHLINKNIQETWFGYRPATPDFLPVIGKTDIKNLYVATGHYRNGILLAPATAKIMFDLIDKNIESFYLEKFSVKRFEK
- a CDS encoding MBL fold metallo-hydrolase; this encodes MLKNTITFLGTGGGRVVVFRQIRHSGGMWLNLEGVNILIDPGPGSLVRIFEHGFDTRDIDIIVVSHRHLDHSADLNSVLESASESKKNPKDVLVAPIDVVEGEDPILLKYLKDSFSQYVQLNDQTDFEYKTIKIKGRIKHIHPGAETYGIEFHSGNKKVVYVPCGKFHEGMLEGYSENADLMIFNTTFPHRTEKYYHLSADDVELMLERYKPKKAVITHFSLAMLKEEPDKIAAKLQRKTNIPVIAAYDGMKIQI